In one window of Chryseobacterium sp. JV274 DNA:
- a CDS encoding DUF1772 domain-containing protein yields the protein MTTLVLIITAVLTALIGGLFYAYSCSVVLGLGKLSDVEYLKAMQNINREILNPVFFMSFMGTAAFLPVSVFLFRGHQSVFIFLLLAALAYLIGVFGVTVAGNVPMNDALDKFDISNSTTEAIRQMRANFENRWNFLNNIRTVFSVISIIFVVCACIWNKEV from the coding sequence ATGACAACACTAGTATTGATCATTACCGCTGTCCTCACTGCTCTGATAGGAGGACTTTTCTATGCTTATTCATGTTCTGTAGTCCTTGGACTGGGAAAACTCTCTGATGTAGAATATCTGAAAGCTATGCAGAACATCAACCGGGAAATTCTGAACCCTGTTTTCTTCATGAGTTTTATGGGAACAGCGGCTTTTCTGCCGGTATCTGTCTTTTTGTTCCGCGGACATCAGTCTGTTTTTATCTTTCTCCTGCTGGCTGCACTGGCCTATCTGATTGGGGTTTTTGGAGTGACGGTTGCGGGGAATGTTCCGATGAATGACGCACTGGATAAGTTTGATATTTCCAATTCTACAACGGAAGCCATCAGGCAGATGCGCGCTAATTTTGAAAACAGATGGAATTTTCTGAATAATATAAGAACCGTTTTCTCTGTTATTTCTATCATTTTTGTAGTCTGTGCCTGTATCTGGAATAAGGAGGTGTAA
- the rpe gene encoding ribulose-phosphate 3-epimerase: protein MKTKLIAPSLLSADFGNLQRDIEMLNNSQADWFHIDVMDGRFVPNISFGFPVMKTVQQHAKKFVDVHLMIVEPEKYVDEFINHGADLISVHYEACTHLHRTIHHIQSKGVKAGVVLNPSTPVLMLEDIIADVDLVLLMSVNPGFGGQKFIENTYKKIAETKDLILSNNSTALIEIDGGVNLDNASKLFEAGADVLVAGNAVFSAESPERTIELLKI from the coding sequence ATGAAAACGAAGCTTATTGCTCCATCCCTTTTATCTGCAGACTTTGGGAATCTGCAAAGAGACATTGAAATGCTGAACAATTCCCAGGCCGACTGGTTCCACATTGATGTAATGGACGGCCGTTTTGTACCCAATATTTCATTTGGTTTTCCGGTAATGAAAACTGTTCAGCAGCATGCCAAAAAATTTGTAGATGTTCACCTGATGATTGTGGAGCCTGAGAAATATGTTGATGAATTTATCAATCATGGTGCAGACCTTATTTCAGTACATTATGAAGCATGTACTCACCTTCACAGAACCATTCATCACATTCAGAGCAAAGGAGTAAAAGCAGGTGTTGTTTTGAACCCTTCTACTCCGGTATTAATGCTTGAAGACATCATTGCAGATGTGGATCTGGTATTGTTAATGAGTGTAAATCCAGGGTTTGGAGGACAGAAATTCATTGAAAATACTTACAAAAAAATTGCTGAAACCAAAGACCTAATCTTAAGCAACAACTCTACAGCCCTTATTGAAATAGACGGTGGAGTGAACCTTGACAACGCTTCTAAACTTTTTGAAGCCGGAGCTGATGTACTTGTGGCAGGAAATGCTGTTTTCTCAGCAGAAAGCCCTGAGAGAACGATTGAACTTCTAAAGATTTAA
- a CDS encoding M42 family peptidase — MKFEKKSLKFLEKYLNTSSPTGYEHKGQEVWMDYIRPYVDTIEVDHYGTCYGIINPEAEFKVVIEAHADEISWYINYITDDGLIYVIRNGGSDQTIAPSKVVHIHGENGIVKGVFGWPAIHTRTNQNEPTPKIENIFIDCGATSKKEVEEMGIFVGCMITYPDEFFEMNDRYFVCRALDNRIGGFMIAEVARLLKENKKSIPFGLYITNSVQEEVGLYGADMIADTIKPNIAIVTDVTHDTTTPMIEKKKEGDQKCGAGPVVFFAPSVHHTIRELIIDTAKVKKIPFQRAAASRATGTDTDAFAHSNGGVPSALISLPLRYMHTTVEMVSKEDVGNVIKLIYETVLKIKPEMKLKYH, encoded by the coding sequence ATGAAATTTGAAAAGAAATCTTTGAAATTTTTAGAAAAATATTTAAACACATCATCTCCAACAGGTTACGAACATAAAGGACAAGAAGTCTGGATGGACTATATCAGACCCTATGTTGACACAATAGAAGTAGACCATTATGGTACCTGTTATGGGATCATCAACCCGGAAGCTGAATTTAAAGTAGTGATTGAAGCACATGCTGATGAAATTTCATGGTACATCAATTATATTACAGATGACGGATTAATCTATGTCATCAGAAACGGAGGTTCCGATCAGACGATTGCCCCTTCAAAAGTGGTTCATATTCACGGAGAAAACGGAATTGTAAAAGGAGTATTCGGATGGCCGGCTATTCATACGAGAACGAATCAGAATGAGCCTACTCCTAAAATTGAAAATATCTTCATCGACTGTGGTGCTACTTCCAAAAAAGAAGTGGAAGAAATGGGAATCTTTGTAGGATGTATGATTACTTACCCGGACGAGTTCTTTGAAATGAACGACAGATATTTTGTCTGCAGAGCGTTGGACAACAGAATCGGAGGTTTCATGATTGCAGAAGTAGCAAGACTTTTGAAAGAAAATAAAAAATCTATTCCATTCGGACTTTATATTACCAATTCTGTACAGGAAGAAGTAGGTTTATACGGCGCAGATATGATCGCTGACACCATCAAACCGAATATTGCTATTGTAACGGATGTTACCCATGACACTACCACTCCGATGATTGAAAAGAAGAAAGAAGGAGATCAGAAATGTGGTGCAGGACCGGTAGTATTCTTTGCGCCAAGTGTTCACCATACCATCAGAGAATTGATTATTGACACAGCAAAAGTTAAAAAAATTCCTTTCCAAAGAGCAGCAGCAAGCAGAGCTACAGGAACTGATACAGATGCTTTTGCTCATTCTAATGGCGGAGTACCAAGTGCGTTAATTTCCTTACCTTTGCGTTATATGCATACTACGGTAGAAATGGTGTCCAAAGAAGATGTAGGGAATGTGATTAAACTTATCTACGAAACCGTTCTTAAGATCAAACCGGAAATGAAACTGAAGTATCATTAA
- a CDS encoding DUF4294 domain-containing protein: protein MNFSKIICLFILFFGVSAFGQKDGVVAKPLNQYPPESLKTDEFGNKYYYDEQQKVKIYEINGEPVVVLDELVLVNKPRFNNQLDKNYYYFLNKKLYRVYPLFVTALQQYRDIQKDMNDMDSKAKRKFVRERQNMLADQYEKQLRDLTTTEGQVFAKLMNRATGKNVYEIIKELRGGWSAFWWNVKGKMADIDLKEQYDPHKNRTDEFVESLLQSNWNSGYLQPYPGASDFKVKK from the coding sequence ATGAATTTTAGTAAGATTATCTGCCTTTTTATTCTCTTTTTTGGAGTCAGTGCTTTTGGCCAAAAGGATGGTGTAGTGGCGAAACCACTCAATCAGTATCCACCTGAATCCTTGAAAACGGATGAATTTGGTAATAAATACTATTATGACGAGCAGCAAAAAGTCAAGATTTATGAAATTAACGGCGAGCCTGTAGTTGTATTAGACGAGTTGGTTTTGGTTAATAAACCGAGATTTAATAACCAGCTGGATAAAAATTACTATTATTTTCTGAATAAAAAGCTGTACAGAGTATATCCGCTATTTGTCACTGCATTACAGCAGTACAGAGACATCCAGAAAGATATGAATGATATGGATAGCAAGGCTAAAAGAAAATTTGTAAGAGAACGACAGAATATGCTGGCAGATCAATATGAAAAACAACTGAGAGATCTTACCACTACCGAAGGGCAGGTTTTTGCAAAACTGATGAACAGGGCTACCGGAAAAAATGTCTATGAAATAATCAAAGAACTGAGAGGCGGATGGAGCGCTTTCTGGTGGAATGTAAAAGGAAAAATGGCCGATATTGATCTGAAAGAACAATACGATCCACACAAAAACAGAACTGATGAATTTGTAGAATCATTGCTTCAGTCCAATTGGAATTCAGGGTATTTGCAGCCTTACCCGGGAGCAAGCGATTTTAAAGTCAAGAAATAA
- a CDS encoding NUDIX domain-containing protein, with amino-acid sequence MIDKINIRVYACAVKDKQVLTLFEEYAGEPLMKFPGGGLEYGEGVLECLHREFDEELNVQINVLEHFYTQENFLVSRFKENEQLLTIYYIVDIVNEEDFIIMDPCIEKTEWIDIDRPDNPFPLPIDKIVFDKLKEKFL; translated from the coding sequence ATGATAGATAAGATCAACATTAGAGTGTATGCGTGTGCGGTAAAAGACAAACAAGTTCTGACTTTATTTGAAGAATATGCCGGCGAACCTTTAATGAAATTTCCGGGTGGCGGATTAGAATATGGTGAAGGAGTACTGGAATGCCTGCATCGTGAATTTGATGAAGAACTGAATGTACAGATTAATGTTCTGGAACATTTTTATACTCAGGAAAACTTTCTGGTTTCCCGCTTCAAAGAAAACGAACAGCTTCTTACGATATATTATATAGTAGATATTGTGAATGAAGAAGATTTCATTATCATGGATCCCTGCATCGAAAAAACAGAATGGATTGATATAGACAGACCAGACAATCCTTTCCCTCTTCCAATAGATAAGATTGTATTTGATAAATTAAAAGAAAAATTCCTGTAA
- the mnmD gene encoding tRNA (5-methylaminomethyl-2-thiouridine)(34)-methyltransferase MnmD has translation MKREIKTTNDGSKTLFINELNENYHSHHGALQEAEHVFIKNGLNLINDCEINILELGFGTGLNVLVTINEYLKTDKNHVINYFSLEKYPINESEVKDLAYFEHFDNPEFKNIYQKIHLADWEKSVEIISGFNLKKIECDFFDLKDIDLPKINLVYFDCFGARVQPDLWEKPLFELVSDKMAINGLLTTYSSKGSVRRILQELNFQVEKKQGPPGKREMINAVKL, from the coding sequence TTGAAAAGAGAGATTAAGACCACAAACGACGGCAGTAAAACATTGTTTATCAATGAATTAAATGAAAATTACCATTCTCATCACGGAGCACTTCAGGAAGCCGAACATGTGTTTATTAAAAATGGATTAAATTTGATAAATGATTGCGAAATTAATATTTTAGAACTCGGTTTTGGAACAGGTTTGAATGTTTTAGTAACAATTAATGAATATTTAAAAACTGACAAAAATCATGTCATCAATTATTTTTCGCTTGAAAAATATCCCATAAATGAATCCGAAGTTAAGGATCTGGCTTACTTTGAACATTTTGATAACCCTGAGTTTAAAAATATTTATCAGAAAATTCATCTGGCAGATTGGGAAAAGTCAGTAGAAATCATTAGTGGATTCAACTTAAAAAAGATAGAATGTGATTTTTTTGACCTAAAAGACATTGACTTGCCTAAAATCAATCTTGTTTATTTTGATTGTTTCGGTGCCAGAGTACAGCCTGATCTTTGGGAAAAGCCACTATTTGAACTGGTTTCTGACAAAATGGCCATTAACGGATTATTAACTACCTACTCTTCTAAAGGCAGTGTAAGAAGAATTCTTCAGGAACTGAATTTCCAGGTAGAAAAAAAACAGGGACCTCCGGGAAAAAGAGAAATGATCAATGCCGTTAAATTGTAG
- a CDS encoding branched-chain amino acid aminotransferase, producing MIIQKTENSRISTFDPNDFSFGGTFIDHMIICEYEDGKWGDVKLVPYGPIPFTPAMMGVNYGQACFEGMKAYKDKDGQVFLFRPEKNFERINKSAKRLAMPEVTEEMFLDGLKALVDMDREWIPQGEGMSLYIRPLIFATEEALKARVSNKYMFAIVATPAKSYYSEPVSVKISDHYSRAANGGVGSAKAAGNYAASFYPTQLAIEEGYEQIIWTDDATHEYFEESGTMNVFVRINDTIYTPPTSEKILDGVTRDSFIQLAKKRGIEVKIEPIPVKTVIEALKNGSLKEVWGVGTAVVTTQFQALGYEGVKLELPRLSDEESFAAILKKDLVDLQTNLSEDPFGWRVVVDHALETV from the coding sequence ATGATAATTCAAAAAACTGAAAACTCCAGAATTTCTACATTTGACCCTAACGATTTTTCATTTGGTGGTACTTTCATAGATCATATGATTATATGTGAGTATGAAGATGGGAAATGGGGTGATGTAAAATTAGTTCCTTACGGTCCGATTCCATTTACGCCTGCCATGATGGGGGTAAACTATGGACAAGCTTGTTTTGAAGGTATGAAAGCCTATAAAGACAAAGACGGGCAGGTTTTCCTTTTCAGGCCTGAAAAGAATTTTGAACGTATCAATAAGTCAGCAAAGCGTCTTGCTATGCCTGAGGTGACTGAAGAAATGTTTTTGGACGGATTAAAAGCATTGGTAGATATGGATAGAGAGTGGATTCCACAGGGGGAAGGAATGTCTCTTTATATCAGACCATTGATCTTTGCAACGGAGGAAGCTTTGAAAGCAAGAGTATCTAATAAATATATGTTTGCAATCGTTGCAACACCAGCGAAGAGCTATTATTCTGAGCCTGTATCTGTAAAGATCTCTGATCACTATTCAAGAGCAGCAAACGGAGGAGTAGGTTCTGCAAAAGCTGCAGGTAACTATGCTGCTTCTTTCTATCCTACGCAATTGGCGATCGAAGAAGGATATGAGCAAATCATCTGGACAGATGATGCTACTCACGAATATTTCGAAGAAAGTGGTACAATGAACGTATTTGTAAGAATCAATGATACAATCTATACACCTCCAACTTCTGAGAAAATCCTTGACGGAGTAACAAGAGACAGTTTCATTCAACTGGCTAAGAAAAGAGGAATTGAAGTGAAAATAGAACCAATTCCTGTGAAAACAGTTATTGAAGCATTGAAGAATGGTTCTCTTAAAGAAGTTTGGGGAGTAGGTACAGCAGTGGTAACCACTCAGTTCCAGGCTTTAGGATATGAGGGTGTAAAACTTGAGCTTCCAAGATTATCTGATGAAGAAAGCTTCGCTGCTATTCTTAAGAAAGACTTGGTAGACCTGCAGACTAATCTTTCTGAAGATCCTTTCGGATGGAGAGTTGTAGTAGATCATGCATTAGAAACAGTTTAA
- a CDS encoding FKBP-type peptidyl-prolyl cis-trans isomerase has product MKKILFISAISLLSCNRNTQTAHPPVGGVLSQKDLDVSKNRMKNLNIIERGQIQDWISGQSVKFYPTQLNYWVTAEGYDQRERRKDETLISYSYDLYDFDQTKIYDQSFERRDARFGHFDELRAVENALRFIHDGEEVTLLVPSSLAYGTFGDEKKIDNDIPLIIKLKAL; this is encoded by the coding sequence ATGAAAAAAATACTCTTCATATCAGCCATAAGCCTATTAAGCTGCAACAGAAATACACAGACGGCCCATCCTCCGGTAGGCGGTGTTTTAAGCCAAAAAGATCTGGATGTTTCTAAAAACAGGATGAAAAATCTGAATATCATAGAAAGAGGCCAGATTCAGGATTGGATCAGCGGGCAGTCTGTGAAATTTTATCCTACACAGCTTAATTACTGGGTAACCGCTGAAGGTTATGATCAGAGAGAAAGAAGGAAAGATGAAACTTTGATTTCCTATTCTTATGATCTGTATGATTTTGATCAGACAAAAATATACGATCAGTCTTTTGAAAGAAGAGATGCCAGATTCGGGCACTTTGATGAACTGAGGGCAGTGGAGAACGCTTTGCGTTTTATACATGATGGAGAGGAAGTAACGCTTTTGGTACCGTCTTCTTTGGCTTACGGAACTTTTGGAGACGAAAAGAAAATAGATAACGATATTCCATTAATCATAAAATTAAAAGCGCTATAA
- a CDS encoding peptidylprolyl isomerase has translation MNVDKETYEGLNDGLYANLQTTKGNLIVKFEDKKAPVTVANFIGLAEGKIDNKAKAKGVPYYDGTIFHRVIKDFMIQGGDPQGTGAGDPGYKFEDERNDLKHTGKGILSMANSGPNTNGSQFFITEVATPWLDGKHTIFGKVVKGNDVIDAIANVEKGAQDKPKTNIVLEKVSVFSKGDEYKHYDAAKTFTEGKAKIAENNKAFIAKEEAEKKKKEEEFKANQEKLVENLKAGMQKTESGLYYKITKTADGKAPKAGDNVSVHYAGKLVDGTEFDSSFKRNEPIEIPIGMGRVIKGWDEGILLLKEGETATLLIPPAMAYGERGAGGVIPPNSWLVFDVELVKVK, from the coding sequence ATGAACGTAGACAAAGAAACTTACGAAGGTCTTAATGACGGGCTTTATGCCAATCTTCAAACCACAAAAGGTAATTTGATTGTAAAGTTTGAAGACAAGAAAGCACCAGTAACTGTAGCCAACTTTATTGGTCTTGCAGAAGGGAAAATCGACAACAAAGCTAAGGCTAAAGGAGTTCCTTATTATGACGGAACTATTTTCCACAGAGTAATCAAAGATTTCATGATCCAGGGGGGAGATCCTCAGGGAACTGGCGCGGGTGATCCGGGATATAAATTCGAGGACGAAAGAAACGACCTTAAACATACAGGAAAAGGTATTCTTTCAATGGCGAACTCAGGACCTAATACAAACGGGTCTCAGTTCTTCATCACTGAAGTAGCTACGCCTTGGTTAGACGGAAAACACACGATCTTCGGAAAAGTGGTAAAAGGTAATGATGTGATTGATGCTATTGCTAACGTTGAAAAAGGAGCTCAGGATAAACCTAAAACAAATATCGTTCTAGAAAAAGTTTCTGTTTTCAGCAAAGGTGATGAGTACAAGCACTATGATGCTGCTAAAACATTTACTGAAGGAAAAGCAAAGATTGCAGAAAATAATAAAGCTTTCATCGCTAAAGAAGAAGCTGAAAAGAAGAAAAAAGAAGAAGAATTCAAAGCTAACCAGGAGAAATTAGTTGAAAACCTAAAAGCTGGTATGCAAAAAACTGAATCAGGTCTTTACTATAAAATCACAAAAACAGCTGACGGTAAAGCTCCAAAAGCGGGTGATAATGTATCTGTACATTATGCAGGTAAACTGGTAGACGGAACTGAATTCGATTCTTCATTCAAAAGAAATGAGCCGATCGAAATTCCAATCGGAATGGGAAGAGTAATCAAAGGATGGGATGAAGGTATCCTATTGTTGAAAGAAGGTGAAACTGCTACATTATTGATCCCGCCGGCAATGGCTTACGGAGAAAGAGGTGCAGGAGGAGTGATCCCGCCAAACTCTTGGTTAGTTTTCGATGTTGAGCTTGTAAAAGTAAAATAA
- a CDS encoding M20/M25/M40 family metallo-hydrolase: MKKIVGTSLLLFGMAVFGQSKDDSIQFRKISTEILNNGKGYTELRELTKNIGHRLSGSEAYEKSVKWAEQKLRDAGADKVWLQEVMIPVWERGKESLHIQASNGKWKSLKMLSLGNSEGTGGKDVSGEIIMVKSMEEYDKLPAEKVKDKIVFFNYPFSQSFVETFKAYGDAAKYRTTAASLTAKKGGKFAIVRSLSSAFDDVPHTGAMRYEDKVSKIPAVAIGSTTADELEALLKSQKITAKLNSNCGMKGEKLSHSVIGEITGKKDQSVIVVGGHLDSWDVGEGAHDDGAGIVQSIEVLRTFKKLGLQNNHTIRVVCFANEENGVKGGIQYGKTVKEKNEKHLFAIETDAGGFTPRGIALDMDDTKRNQIKGWSSLFIPYGVYNFEERFSGTDLYPLHDMGIPAAELMPDSQRYFDIHHTEEDTFEKVNRRELLLGATALTQIIYMIDKNW; this comes from the coding sequence ATGAAAAAGATAGTAGGAACTTCATTATTACTTTTTGGAATGGCTGTTTTTGGCCAATCCAAAGACGATTCTATTCAGTTCAGAAAAATCTCTACGGAAATTCTGAACAACGGAAAAGGATATACTGAGCTGAGAGAGCTTACAAAAAATATCGGACATCGCTTAAGCGGATCTGAAGCTTACGAGAAGTCAGTAAAATGGGCAGAGCAGAAACTTCGTGATGCCGGAGCTGATAAAGTATGGCTTCAGGAAGTTATGATTCCGGTATGGGAAAGAGGAAAAGAATCTCTGCATATCCAGGCTTCTAACGGAAAATGGAAAAGTCTTAAAATGCTTTCCCTTGGAAATTCTGAAGGAACCGGAGGAAAAGATGTTTCGGGAGAAATTATCATGGTAAAATCTATGGAAGAATATGACAAACTTCCCGCTGAAAAGGTGAAAGATAAGATTGTATTCTTCAACTACCCCTTCAGCCAGTCGTTTGTAGAAACCTTTAAAGCATATGGTGATGCCGCAAAATACAGAACCACAGCCGCTTCATTAACGGCAAAAAAAGGAGGTAAGTTTGCCATCGTCAGATCACTTTCTTCTGCTTTTGATGATGTACCTCACACAGGAGCAATGCGCTACGAAGACAAAGTCTCTAAAATACCTGCCGTAGCCATCGGAAGTACGACAGCAGATGAACTGGAAGCTTTACTGAAAAGCCAGAAAATTACTGCTAAACTTAATTCCAACTGCGGAATGAAAGGCGAAAAGCTTTCCCATTCTGTAATCGGGGAAATCACAGGTAAAAAAGACCAAAGCGTTATCGTAGTTGGAGGACACCTTGATTCCTGGGATGTAGGTGAAGGCGCTCATGATGACGGAGCCGGAATTGTTCAAAGTATTGAGGTTTTGAGAACCTTTAAAAAGTTAGGATTACAAAATAACCATACTATCAGAGTGGTTTGCTTTGCCAATGAAGAAAACGGAGTAAAGGGCGGAATTCAATACGGTAAAACGGTAAAAGAGAAGAATGAAAAACATCTTTTTGCCATAGAAACGGATGCCGGAGGTTTTACACCAAGAGGAATTGCCCTGGATATGGATGATACCAAAAGAAATCAGATCAAAGGCTGGTCAAGTCTATTCATTCCCTACGGAGTTTATAATTTTGAGGAACGATTTTCCGGAACAGACCTCTACCCGCTTCATGACATGGGAATTCCTGCTGCTGAATTGATGCCGGATTCTCAGCGCTATTTCGATATTCACCATACAGAAGAAGATACTTTTGAAAAAGTGAACAGAAGAGAGCTTTTATTAGGCGCTACAGCTTTGACGCAGATTATTTATATGATTGATAAAAACTGGTAA